DNA sequence from the Streptomyces canus genome:
GGGTGCCGCCGCTTTCCTGTGTTCATCCGCGGCTCAGGACAGTCCGCCCACCAGCTGGAACGAGGAGTCCGCCAGGTACTGGGAGCTGTACTCGAAGCGTTCGAGGCGGACCACGAAGTTCTGGTGGCGGAGGAAGTAGCCGGGGAAGTTGACCGACTCCAGCATTTTCGCGCCGGAGTAGGAGGAGTCCCGGGGGCAGAACGTGGCGTCCTGCTTGAAGAGGGAGGAGCCGTCGTTGCGGTCGGCCCGCAGGACGAAGTTGCGGTGGCGCAGGTACGTGCCGTCGTGGGTGGTGAAGGAGTAACAGGAGCTGTTCGCCAGCCCCTTGACCTGGGTGAAGGTGGCGTCCTCGCGGAACTCCGAGCCGCCGACCGGGTCCAGGCCCACATAGCCGTCGTCCACGTGCCAGTACCGGGCGGGGTAGTTGACCGAGCGGACCGAGCGGTAGGTCACGGACGGGTGGGGCTTCGACGAACTGCCCTTGGACGCCGTGGACTTGGGCGGCTTCGGGTTGGCCGTGACCGTGGCGGTGGGCTCGGCTCCCTGCTGCCGGGGACCCCGGGGAGTGGGGGACACCGAGGAGAGGCCGCTGTCGCCCGGCGGGGGCGTGGTCGGTGCGGGGGGCTGCGAGGAGAAGGAGATCAGACCGGATCCCTCGTCCCGCGCGGTTTTCGCCGGTCCCCCGGACTTGTTGTCCGTGGCGGCTATCGCCGCCACACAGGCGATGATCGTGGCCACCGCCAACGCCCCGGCGAGATAGAGCCGTCGGGTGCCGGGCGTGCGGGAGGTGTCCAACGTCCAGCCGTTCTCCCAGGGGCGGTCCTGGGGCGGCCGGGACTTGTCTTCGGGCATGCGCTGTTCCTCCGGCGCGGCGCGAGGCGACGTGCCGCTGCTGTGGTGGCGCGGTATGTGAATGGTGAAACACAAGTGGTTCCGGGGGAACACTAGTGGTTACCGGCGGTCCCGAGCAGCCCTTTGAACCGGCTGCTTTCCACATTCCTCTCTCGGAGTGTTCACAGTGTGGCAGCGTGGTCAGGTCTGAACCCCCTTGTCCTGAACGGCCCGTCTTCGTCCTGTGCTGCCCCCGATCAGTGGCTGACGATCGATCAGATACGGCTGTGCGACGCCACCCGCGTTTCGTTATGTACGCTTGTACACATGGGATACCTGCTGCTCGCCGGAGCCATCGCCGCCGAGGTCGGAGCGACCACGGCCATGAAGTACACCGAGGGCTTCAGTCGGCTGGCGCCCTCGCTGCTGACCGTGCTGGGGTACGTCCTCTCCTTCGCGCTGCTCGCCCAGACGCTCAAGACGGTGTCGGTCGGCACGGCCTACGCGATCTGGGCCGGGGTGGGCACCGCGGCCATCGTCGGCATCGGGATGCTCTTCCTCGGGGAGGGGATGACGGCCACCAAGGCCGCCGGGATCGTGCTGATCATCCTGGGGGTCGTGGTGCTGAACCTGGGCGGGGCGCACTGATGGCGCGGCGGCACGACCCCGAGCGCCGGCAGCGGATCATCGACGCGGCCATCCGGGTCGTGGGGGAGAAGGGGCTCGCGGGGCTCAGTCACCGCAGCGCCGCCGCCGAGGCCGATGTGCCGCTCGGTTCGACGACGTACCACTTCAAGAGCCTCGACGAGCTGATGGTCGCGGCGTTGCGCCAGGCCAGCGAGGGCTTCGCCAAGGCGGTCGCCGCGCACGGAGCCCTGGACGACCCCGGTGGTGACCTGGCCGCCGACCTCGCCCGCGTGCTCGGCGACTGGCTCGGCGGCGACCGCACCGGCGTCGAGCTGGAGTACGAGCTCTACCTCGCCGCCCTGCGCCGCCCCGCCCTGCGCCCCGTCGCCGCTGAATGGGCCGACGACCTCGCCGAACGCCTCACCCGCCGCACGGACCCGGTCTCGGCACGGGCGCTGGTCGCCCTGGCCGACGGGATCTGCCTACAGGTACTGCTGACGGGGGTGCCGTACGACGAGGGGTATGCGCGGGAGGTGCTGGGGCGGGTGATTCCGGCCGACTGCGGGTGATTCCCGTTGGCCTGAGTGGTCTCCGCTGATCGCGGGTGGTTCCGGTCGGCGTGCGTGATCCGCGGGGCCGGGGGTGGCGCCGGGTCGATCGCGGGTGATCCGCTCGGCCCGGGTGGTCTTCACTGATTGCGGGTGACCCTGATCGGCGTGCGTGATCCGCGGGGCCGGGGGTGGTCCCGGTCGACCGCGGGAGATTTCCGTCGCGCCGGGTGGCCCCCGTCAATTGGCGGTGTCCCGGTCGGCACGGGTGGCCCCCGCCAGCTGCGGGTGGTCCCGGTCGGCCTGCCTGGGCGATCCCCACGACCGTGCGTGGTCCCCGCCCGATCACTGGTGACCGCCACGACCGCGGCTGGTCTCGG
Encoded proteins:
- a CDS encoding TetR/AcrR family transcriptional regulator, which encodes MARRHDPERRQRIIDAAIRVVGEKGLAGLSHRSAAAEADVPLGSTTYHFKSLDELMVAALRQASEGFAKAVAAHGALDDPGGDLAADLARVLGDWLGGDRTGVELEYELYLAALRRPALRPVAAEWADDLAERLTRRTDPVSARALVALADGICLQVLLTGVPYDEGYAREVLGRVIPADCG
- a CDS encoding AbfB domain-containing protein, producing the protein MPEDKSRPPQDRPWENGWTLDTSRTPGTRRLYLAGALAVATIIACVAAIAATDNKSGGPAKTARDEGSGLISFSSQPPAPTTPPPGDSGLSSVSPTPRGPRQQGAEPTATVTANPKPPKSTASKGSSSKPHPSVTYRSVRSVNYPARYWHVDDGYVGLDPVGGSEFREDATFTQVKGLANSSCYSFTTHDGTYLRHRNFVLRADRNDGSSLFKQDATFCPRDSSYSGAKMLESVNFPGYFLRHQNFVVRLERFEYSSQYLADSSFQLVGGLS
- a CDS encoding DMT family transporter, encoding MGYLLLAGAIAAEVGATTAMKYTEGFSRLAPSLLTVLGYVLSFALLAQTLKTVSVGTAYAIWAGVGTAAIVGIGMLFLGEGMTATKAAGIVLIILGVVVLNLGGAH